Sequence from the Sphingobacteriaceae bacterium GW460-11-11-14-LB5 genome:
GCCGTAATTCAGCGTTCTGCTGAATCTCTTGCTACGCGTTACCGCCCGGTTGTAAAATCAATCCAATCATGGAACAAAAGCAAAATGTGGGAGTGTCCGGTAATTATTGATAATATGATGAATCTCGAAATGATGAACTGGGCAAGCGATAATGGCGGAGATAAAAAGTATAAAGAGATTGCTATTACACACGCCAATACTACTTTAAAAAATCATTTCAGACCAGATTTTAGTTCTTACCATGTGATAGATTATAACCCACAAACTGGCGAAATCATTAAAAAAGCAACCTGGCAGGGCGCTGCAAATTGCTCTGCGTGGTCGCGCGGGCAAGGCTGGGCCTTATATGGTTATACCATGATGTACCGTTTTACCAAAGATGAAAGCTATTTAAAACAAGCCAAAGGTATTGCACACTTTATATTAAACCATCCAAATTTACCGGCCGATAAAATACCATTCTGGGATTTCGATGCGCAAGGTATTCCTTTTGCCAAGCGCGATGCATCGGCAGGTGCATTAATCGCTTCGGCATTGTTAGAGCTGGGGCAGTATGCTTCTGGAAGCGAAAAAGCTGAATTCAAATCTGCGGCAGAAACCATGATTTATTCACTCGCGGGTAATGCCTACCATGCAAAATTAGGCGAAAACGGGGGCTTTTTATTAATGCATAGCACCGGTGCTTATCCGTTAAACAGCGAAATAGATGTGCCTTTGGTTTATGCCGATTACTACTATTTAGAGGCTTTGGCGAGATACAAGAAATGGTATTTGTAAAGATATTGATCATGACAGGATTTTAATAAAAAGCGTCGTCATCCTGAATTTATTTCAGGATCTTTCCTGCATTAAAGGATGCTGATGTTGATGCTTTGGGACAGCATGGCGATTCGTAAGGAAAAGAAGCTAAAAATTGATCAATACAAAATCATACAGATCGCTTAATCGGGTAAAATAGTAGCAGTTCACAGGCCACCTAGACCCGATTGAAGTGGACACGAGCCCGATTTTCATCGGGAGAGTAAAACGGAAAGCGGGAAGAAACTTGAATAGTAGTGCAGAGACCTGCTCTCCAAATAATTTAAAATTAACACTGAGTTTTAAGACTCACACTATAAAGAAAATGAAATACAAACTAATTTTTTCGGCACTGCTGATCTTCTCGCAGTTTGCTTATGCACAAAAGAAACCGGCCACCGGCGCCGAAGACCGTGCCTTTTGGGTTAAAACCTTAAACCGTATTGCGTACCCGGTAATCCATAACCTGGCTAACGAAACGTTAAAAAAGAACATGCCTGTAGAAAAAGCACCAGGTTATGGCTTAAATGCGGCTAAAGTTACTTATCTCGAAGCACTAGGGCGCACCATTGCAGGTGTTGCACCGTGGCTGGCTTTACCAGACGATGATTCTGCAGAAGGTAAACTTAGAAAAACCATGCGTACCGAACTTTTAAAAGGTTTGGCCAATTCGGTAAATCCCGAGAGTCCCGATTATATCAGTTACCGCTCAGAAAGTCAGCCTATTGTTGATGCGGCCTATGTTGCACATGCTTTCTTGCGTGCACCAAAAGCGCTGTGGGAACCACTTGATGAGCTCACCAAAAAAAGATTTATAGAAGAATTTAAATCGTTACGTACCCGTAGTGGTGCTTATAACAACTGGCTATTGTTTTCAGGTTTAACCGAAGGTTTTCTGTTAAGCATCGGCGAGCAGTATGATCCTGCCCGTGTTCAGTTTTCGATCAATAAAATGAAAGAATG
This genomic interval carries:
- a CDS encoding glucuronyl hydrolase — its product is MQMKKINLIAALLLLTGAGSFAQTARKPMAQLINDEFKFAADQYKVLAKNIPEGKTPQSFDKGKSINYDIKWWCSGFYSGSLWYIYEQTKDQNIKKEAELALKVIEPNQTYTGNHDLGFMMYCSFGNAYRLTGKAEYKAVIQRSAESLATRYRPVVKSIQSWNKSKMWECPVIIDNMMNLEMMNWASDNGGDKKYKEIAITHANTTLKNHFRPDFSSYHVIDYNPQTGEIIKKATWQGAANCSAWSRGQGWALYGYTMMYRFTKDESYLKQAKGIAHFILNHPNLPADKIPFWDFDAQGIPFAKRDASAGALIASALLELGQYASGSEKAEFKSAAETMIYSLAGNAYHAKLGENGGFLLMHSTGAYPLNSEIDVPLVYADYYYLEALARYKKWYL